A window of the Vanessa tameamea isolate UH-Manoa-2023 chromosome 22, ilVanTame1 primary haplotype, whole genome shotgun sequence genome harbors these coding sequences:
- the LOC113398133 gene encoding protein arginine methyltransferase NDUFAF7 homolog, mitochondrial, translating into MNTRYIFRSLSRPVILNMCRRHKGYKIIKRPDPNTLKMPNLSDAPSIMDIIKEKVRLNGPLTVAEYMNIVITNPTEGYYMKKDVIGETGDFITSPEISQLFGEILAIWFYAETQKMCLGKPLQIVELGPGKATLLIDLLRVLNRYGYKANDLSLHLVEISSTMQLFQANRLCATHRETDLFLPYNYEGETVSGIKVYWYNDLKKVPNNFSWYIAHEFFDVLPIHKFEKTENGWREILIELDENEKLQYRIAANETQPVRTLVRPPLDAGDRMELEISPRALGIARQLATRVDQYGGLALIADYGHNGEKGDTFRAFHKHKIVDPLENPGNSDLTADVDFSQLRISASMSPGAENYAVVLGPVKQMEFLERMQARVRLQVLIDSAKTDEDKEKIKASYEMLVDPTKMGERFKFMAFYPSAMASILEKIPPLGFSTPK; encoded by the exons atgaatacacgttATATATTTCGCTCTCTGAGCAGACCTGtgattttaaatatgtgtaGAAGGCATAAAggatacaagattataaagcGTCCGGACCCCAATACTTTAAAAATGCCTAATCTCAGTGACGCACCGAGTATTATggatataattaaagaaaaagttcGATTAAATGGACCGTTAACTGTTGCCGAATATATGAACATTGTTATAACTAATCCTACAGAAggttattatatgaaaaaggaTGTGATTGGTGAGACAGGAGACTTTATAACTTCACCGGAAATTAGTCAACTGTTTGGTGAGATTTTAGCGATCTGGTTCTATGCAGAAACTCAGAAAATGTGTCTTGGCAAGCCACTCCAAATTGTCGAACTAGGACCAGGAAAAGCTACATTGTTGATAGATTTGTTAAGG GTATTAAATCGTTATGGATACAAAGCTAATGATCTTAGTCTTCACCTCGTAGAAATATCATCAACAATGCAGCTGTTTCAAGCGAACAGATTGTGTGCTACTCACAGAGAGACTGATTTATTCCTACCATACAATTATGAG GGGGAAACAGTGAGCGGTATTAAAGTCTATTGGtacaatgatttaaaaaaagtacctaACAATTTTTCATGGTACATTGCCCATGAATTTTTTGATGTCTTACCCATACATAAATTTGAA aaaacagAAAATGGATGGCGGGAAATCCTCATAGAACTTGATGAGAATGAAAAATTGCAATACAGAATAGCAGCCAATGAGACACAGCCTGTTAGAACTTTAGTCAGGCCGCCTTTAGATGCTGGAGACAGGATGGAACTCGAAATCAGTCCTAGAGCTTTAGGTATCGCGAGACAACTCGCTACTAGAGTAGACCAGTACGGGGGACTTGCATTAATAGCTGACTATGGACACAACGGAGAGAAAGGAGACACTtttagg gCATTTCACAAACACAAAATTGTAGACCCGCTAGAGAATCCTGGTAATTCAGACCTAACAGCTGATGTGGATTTTAGTCAATTGAGGATATCTGCGTCAATGTCACCAGGAGCGGAAAATTATGCCGTCGTTCTAGGACCGGTCAAACAGATGGAGTTCTTAGAACGAATGCAAGCTAGAGTTCGATTACAG gtATTAATTGATAGTGCTAAAACCGACGAAGATAAAGAGAAAATCAAGGCATCATATGAAATGCTGGTCGATCCAACAAAAATGGGGGAAAGATTTAAATTCATGGCATTTTATCCTTCTGCAATGGCCAGTATATTAGAAAAGATACCCCCTTTGGGATTCTCAACCccaaaatag
- the LOC113398131 gene encoding RNA-binding protein 28 — translation MTEDDNNVDPESNTKYKDGVNQNARLIVRNISFKATDENVREYFSQYGTVEEVKLLKKPDGRLVGCAFVHYTHVPMANKALAATNKKAFLGRPIYVSWAVPQRKYNEEIQSNGPKKFNNVTDNSKPDIKDENTDDKPMSKEEKDKTRFNRRARLIVRNISFKATEESLKEHFDPYGVVQEVKLLKKPDGKLVGCAFVHFKNVPMATEAISQTNMKPFLGRPISVDWAIAKDKYMQHVVNKQVEMQDNVKKEDSDSDDDDNKMNVSTEDVKQEIKDESDDDESDSENEVKSEDEEDDEDDENEDEDDESEDDEDAEKEVDDDGEDDNKSVTSTQPEFQRIKLNDAEDGCTVFLTNIPFSVDNDELRTFAEKTGPVKYALICVDKMTEHSKGSGFVKFMNKEDAERFLSLGAAELRLEGQAMQVRPALKRDNLSTGNKKQPKDNRNLYLVKEGVVVAGTKAAAGVSASDMAKRLALERSKTQMLKNLNRFVSRYRLVVSNLPSSCDDARLRRTCARAAPRAAITEARVMRDLRAPLQRDGLHPSKGYGFVMFMRHEDALACLRKLNNNPDIFDKNNRPIVSFSIEDRTALNARKKRLEKSIANNPVAKKDNQDNDQSKDRRRGKKRKQNTPDESYMKKRKFEQNNGQRQEAGRFVQRHGQDNTEDYSGLTAKEGSQHKMRSNHKLRTQADLHRQNVKVEKKKSQRAMRLKKMARERIKQPKQKVNKNKTGKRNKKRNSDRSFI, via the exons ATGACTGAAGATGATAATAATGTGGACCCTGAAagtaacacaaaatataaagatGGAGTTAACCAAAATGCTCGTTTAATAGTGAGAAATATATCGTTTAAAGCTACTGACGAGAATGTCAGAGAATATTTTTCACAATACGGCACCGTAGAAGaggttaaattattaaaaaagcccGATGGAAGGCTCGTTGGGTGTGCTTTTGTGCACTACACTCATGTTCCTATGGCCAATAAAGCTTTAGCTGCAACAAATAAGAAAGCATTTCTTG gtCGGCCAATATATGTTTCTTGGGCGGTGCCACAACGTAAATATAATGAAGAAATTCAGAGTAATGGTCCAAAGAAATTTAACAATGTAACAGATAACTCTAAACCAGATATTAAAG ATGAAAACACAGATGATAAACCAATGTCAAAAGAAGAAAAGGACAAGACAAGATTTAATCGTAGAGCTCGCCTTATAGTTcgtaatatatcttttaaagcAACAGAGGAGTCGCTAAAAGAGCATTTTGATCCATATGGTGTGGTGCaagaagtaaaattattgaagAAACCTGATGGAAAACTTGTCGGGTGTgcatttgtacattttaaaaatgttccaATGGCTACAGAAGCAATATCACAAACAAATATGAAACCATTCTTGG gtaGACCAATATCAGTAGATTGGGCGATagcaaaagataaatatatgcaGCATGTTGTCAACAAGCAGGTGGAAATGCAAGACAATGTGAAGAAAGAAGATTCAGATagtgatgatgatgacaataaaatgaatgtttccACTGAAGATGTAAAACAGGAAATTAAAG atgAATCGGACGATGATGAATCTGATTCAGAAAATGAAGTAAAGTCTGAAGATGAAGAAGATGACGAAGATGATGaaaatgaagatgaagatgatgagTCAGAGGACGATGAAGATGCCGAGAAAGAGGTAGATGATGATGGTGAAGATGATAATAAAAGTGTAACGAGTACTCAGCCTGAATTTCAAAG GATAAAACTAAATGATGCCGAGGACGGCTGTACGGTGTTTCTCACGAACATACCATTTAGCGTGGACAATGATGAGCTACGAACCTTTGCCGAGAAGACTGGTCCAGTGAAATACGCTCTTATCTGCGTCGATAAGATGACTGAACATTCTAAAGGTTCTggatttgttaaatttatg AACAAAGAGGACGCAGAACGCTTCCTATCTCTAGGTGCTGCCGAGCTACGGCTGGAGGGACAGGCGATGCAAGTAAGGCCTGCGCTGAAACGAGACAACCTCAGCACGGGGAACAAGAAGCAACCCAAGGATAACCGTAACTTGTACTTGGTTAAGGAAGGAG TGGTCGTGGCGGGCACGAAGGCGGCCGCGGGCGTGTCCGCGTCGGACATGGCGAAGCGACTCGCCCTCGAGCGCAGTAAGACGCAGATGTTAAAGAATTTGAACAG ATTCGTGTCGCGCTACCGGCTGGTGGTGTCGAACCTGCCGAGCTCGTGCGACGACGCGCGCCTGCGCCGCAcgtgcgcccgcgccgcgccgcgcgccgccatCACCGAGGCGCGCGTCATGCGCGACCTGCGCGCGCCGCTGCAGCGGGACGGCCTCCATCC atctAAAGGATATGGCTTCGTGATGTTCATGCGACATGAGGACGCATTAGCGTGTCTGCGGAAACTCAACAACAATCCTGATATTTTCGACAAGAATAAT AGGCCAATAGTATCATTTTCAATAGAGGACCGTACAGCTTTAAACGCAAGAAAAAAGAGATTAGAAAAATCCATAGCGAATAATCCCGTAGCAAAGAAAGACAATCAAGATAACGATCAAAGCAAGGACAGACGTAGGGGGAAGAAGCGAAAACAAAACACACCAGACGAGAGCTACATGAAGAAGAGAAAATTCGAGCAAAATAATGGTCAGAGACAAGAAGCCGGGAGATTCGTGCAAAGACACGGACAAGATAATACGGAAGATTATTCAGGATTGACAGCCAAAGAAGGAAGTCAGCACAAAATGCGGAGTAATCATAAACTCAGAACACAAGCGGACTTACATAGACAGAACGTCAAGGTAGAGAAGAAGAAGAGCCAGCGGGCGATGAGGCTGAAGAAAATGGCTCGCGAACGGATAAAACAACCAAAACAAAaggttaacaaaaataaaacaggaaAAAGAAATAAGAAGAGAAACTCTGACCgtagtttcatttaa